The genomic stretch AAGCTGTCCTAGTTTGCCAAGatccttttttttaaactttgagtAGCTCATGCCAAGTTTTCCTGTGTCCTGTTGCAATCTGTGGAGAGATTTGAAGTATTTAAACATCAAAAGTCAAGTGAGTTTTATCAAAGGTTTGTCTCATTGTGCCTCgtattatttggaataaaatataatgaaatcaTTTCTAGATCattgtgtatttaaataatCACTTTAAATTAAagccaaataaaaaatatgtagtAATGAAACTGATGATATGAATAAGAATACTGGTTCTATCCTGGACAGTTAGTTGTGCTTTGAGCCCAAGAGTGATGCTCAAATCTTTTTAATTAGGAAAATAAACCTGCTAATAATAAAGTCCACTATGATCacactttttaaatttaatgtattattaagCCATTTTTAATAGTTATTTGCATTTTTGTTCTTGCCATGTTGGACAGCTTGAGCTTGCACAATAAATCAGGTTATACAGCCTGGTCAAAGCAGCGAAAAATGTCACTGAACTGCATCAGACCTAGCCCCAGGCAATGAGGAGGGCAAATGCCATTTTAAAGCCATTGAATAATCATTTTGGGAAGCATTTTAAATATTGCTAGGATAGCAATCTATCTAGCTATCTcttttctagatacccaagtaTGTTTTACAATCAACACAGAACACCAAATCCATACACACAGTGGCAAAAGTGTTCTGGAACTATTTAATCCTATTTACAGTGAGTTTTTTTATTAAGGAGTATTGGCAGATAATGGCTCTGATTTGTATTTTCATAGATAATACAGTTGCACAAAGACATGCAAAGATTTAATACTTTGACCTTATATATTTTGGCCtttatttgcccttttttacgatgtttattttgattatgaTATTGTTTTATTAACTGACTGTATGGTTTTACCAGTTAAAATCTGTCAGTATTTTTTCTAATTGATTTTTAGTAGATTTGAGAAATATCTATATTGTAGGGTTTTTTTGTATTACCCTAGTACAGCTTTCTGATTTTCCCAGGGAATGTATTGGGACATAAAGGTATTAAATTCTATTAACATAATAAACTGTGTACTTACTACAAACCCAAATTACTGTTAGTTGCCTATTGTGTAGCAATCTAGATTTGCAGAAAATCCCTGTACCTTCCAAAAACTGAACTACCTGGGCAAGCGATGTCTAGGACAAGGTACAATGTGGAACAGCTGTGGCAGAGAGTAGATGAAGTTTACGACTTGAGGGATGAAGAAAAGCAGCATGGTCTTGCTAAAATGGCCAAGAATGCCCACCACCGCGAACGTCATCCCAGCAAAATAACAGAAGGTGTCTCCTACAAACACTGAAGAGGGGTACCTACAAGGGCAGTCAAAAGCATAATAGCAAATcatgtattttaaaatcattgaAGGAGTGTGCTGCCAGAATACAACATATTGTTCAATGTTTTGAGTGGCAAATGGAACATTTaggtgggaaaaaaaaacatttactgaATGGCAATGATTCCATATTTTACAACAAACTAGATGTATGAAGGCTTAGGGTTGATGGTACATCCAAGCtgttaatgtaataataaataccCAGTGAGAGATATCAAACAAACCAGTTGTGGTAGAAGAGAGCCAGCGTGGTGAAAAAGAAAGGGATCATGAAGTACAAAGAGAAAACATGGTCATCTCTGTAGTCTCCTACAATGGAAAACTGGATGTTAGTTaaatgtgagtaactgggtCTTATTCACTAATACAGATTAGCCATAAATAATGAGATGAGCAAATGTTGACTTGAGGTTATAtcataaatgaattaatttaagtTAAAAAGAGGTTGTTTTTCCCATTGCAGGAGAGTCTGTTCATAAAAGCTAATCCTAAGCGTAATCTGCCACAACAGATTGCATCAGAGAATTTCAATGAGCATGAAATATGGGCTTTAGTGTCAtacaaaagtatttacaaaCATCAAATCTATTTTCACCCCCCatatattttaagaaaatatatattgaaaaaaaattgttctTGGGGATATATCAACTCACCATTGAGCTCCAATACATTGAAGATAATGATGGAGCCAGAGATAAAGAGAGCCTGCCCAGACTCAATCCCGTTGATGCCAGCCAGGATGTTGATGGCATTAGTGCAGAACACAGCTAGCATGCCCATATATACATAATACAGGATACCTGGAACAACagaatacatataaataaactttcACTAAGCAGTACATACCCCCACAAAAaaagttatatagtgcagtttctgcagtgctaagcctggagaagaaaaaactctattctccctgttacagctcagtgaaacatcacagttattttgaagctgtaagttCAAGggaaaaatactacctagtgtttttaagtgttcatgtttttaaaataatggtgGGGATATGGCAAAAAATACaaagtaatattttaaataactaTTGTATTATTTTGTCAGTATTATTCAGATTAATGAACTGGTGCTTCTCTTCCAACTCAAAAAACTCATTGTAAATTTTATGCTAATTAGCTTTATGTGGTTATATGGGCATTTTAGTAGATATTTTGCTTTTCAAATTTAGTGCAATATTGACTGAATCCAAACTTCAGCCATTTATCTTATTTAAAattcacatacatacattatatataaatatatatatagtccagCCAAGTTATCATTTTCTGTCGTTTTAATTCCTCAACTTTCTTAATTTCGGCTTCTCCAGTCCAACTAACCCAAATCCAGATGCATCCCCAGCAGAACCCGGAATGGTTTGGGCACGACTATGACTGTGTTGCCAAAGTTGGTGAAGTAGACCATGAGGAGGGGCAGTGAGGCCATGGTAGGTAGCAGCAGCTTGTGCCTCCATCGCAGGTTAAGCACATCATCAGCGAAACCAAGGAAAATCATGCAGCAGATGGCCAGCAATGCACCAATCAGCTCTACAAACTGCATAAAATACAGATCAAGAACATATATTAAGAGGGCTACAAGAAAGGTTTAgatacactatatgtccaaacttttgtaaacatctgctcatccaacattttccaGAAATTAAgtttagtaattattttcaatttGCTGCAGCAACCGTATTTGATGTTTTAGTTGATGATTTGAGTCCTTTCAGTCATGAGAGCATTTGTGAGTTCAGGTACAGCTGTTGGATGATGTTGAATGTCCTGGATACGTAACAGAACTTACAAATGAGCCCAAAAGTGCTCAATTTACACTATTTGCTCCAGCTCCATAACCTTTTAGGCGGTGATTTATACCTCTCGAGCTGATGCTAGATGTGCACTGGTGTAGTACAAGATGACTTTAGGCTCATATGTAGATTCCATGTGTCCCATTCTGTTGGGAATTCTTTTCTAGTGAGATTTCAGGAGCTGTGAGTGCAAAACTGACCACCTTTTAAAGTTGGGTaattgaatgaataattttggacATAGAATGTCCCACCATTAAGTGAAATAACCAGGTTTGTATAGTCATTAAAATGCCTAAATAATATTACGAGACTCTGAGCAGTAGTCAGGGACTTACGATAAGACGGTAAAGACAAAATATGAAAGATAAGCATTTTTAGAATTACAAAGTTATACTTAATCATTGATTTACTTATACCTCATTGTGTGGGAAGCTGCGACATTTCTCTCCCATAAAGCAACTGAGGAAAGGCACTGGGATGAAAAGGAAGAGAATGATGAGGAAGACAGTGCCACTGATCACACCTTGAGACTCTGGCCTGATAAAAGGAGTATAAATTAAAAGGTAAGGGTCTGTTCATTCTTGCCACTGAATACAGACAATACTACATTCAAAACAATCTTAACAGAAATTCGGCTTACActtgtttttttgtggttttgttcAGGTCCAGGCCAAAGAGTCTGGCAGAAATGAAATGATCCTTGAAGGCTGGAATGAGCTTGAGTGTGGCAACACACCCAAGAGCAGACATGCAACAGCTGATAATTAGAGGAAGGATGGGAACGGGAGACATTTTTTAATTGGGCTGGAACTTTTAATTAACACTCTGCTGTTGTACAGGTAGGACAGCCCCAAATAAATCGCTTTAGTTCAGTTGAGGCACCACAGGTTCCTGGTCAATACATGAACATTTTATTAGAATCGAGGCAGTTCTTAACCTGGTTTGTAATTCACACACTGACGTTTAGCAGGTTGATGATTGTTTTTGTCCTAATTTCCTTCACTTAGCACGATAAGGTAGATCCCACCCTTCTCGTTTCCTGAAAATAAACTACTATTCCTCGTGTAAAGTTAAAAAGTATATAAACCCTAAAGGCGACGCTATTGTTTCTAAATACATCTTAACGACAAAGCAAGAGCTGTTATACGGGCTCCCTCGTTGTCTTAGACGACTAACGTTTACTGCTTCATATTTTTCATCAAGTTATAACTTAAACGCTCGACGCAGAAAGTAGTTTGATTAATGATTAATTTGACAGTTCTGAAAAATTTATTCAGTCCGCGATCACAGCACTAtgttcaccgttttatcaaggtagtcccaatgaaaaaagaaaaagtgcatTACAGAGACAAGACAAAGCTGAATAAAACTTCCAAGTTGAAGCTTAAAACGAAGTAAAGTACGCTGCTACATAACGTTGCCATATTTTACAAAACAGCAACTGTTTCTAGCCGAGCCGCAAAAGATCACGAAACCTCCACGTCCTCTTCCGTCAACATGAGCTTGGGCTCGATCTCAAATAGTTCCTACTGCCTACATAGTGTTAAACATAATTCGTCAAAATACTTTTGTAATTAGATACGCAATGCGAATTACGTAAATGATATACAGCCTATGATTTATTCTCCAATGTAACTTTTTGGACATTTAGCTTATGCTCTATTTGCATGTTACTGGCCATGTCAGTTACGCAGTTCACTATTTAGGATGTTgggagccatttgagattcGACCTTAGTTTTAATGAATTGCTTTCCGGAAgtgctaaataaataacaacaacaaaaaaaaaaattaacaaaatatgttaaaaaatatgtttcataatgtaatacgtaataaataaataaataattgctgATTTGAGTACAACCTTAAATAGAATTTTATTAGAcctaaaaaagacaaaataaaagcctCAAATCCTTGATAGATATACCGAATTGTATACAGTGTACGgtatatgtttaaatttaaataaattttaaactaAATGCGAATTTAAATAAAACGAATGTAATATTAAACAATCTCTATTGGATAAAGCAGATTGTTTAGAATGTATGGTTTATCTTGcaaattttaaattgaaatgaattgtaatattaaataatatttaatatttctaaaTAATTTGAATCAAACAAAAAGGCTGagtggtggcacagcaggtagtatcacagtcacacagctccagggacctggaggttgtcggttcAAATCTCACTCCAGGTGAccgtgagaagtttggtgtgttctccctgtgtccatgtgggtttcctctggctgttcccgtttcctcccacagtccaacacatgttggtaggtggattggcaataggtgtgagtgaatgtgtgagtgtgtgtcacccaccgccctggactggataagtggttacagacaacgaatgaatgaatcaaagaAATTGCTCCTTGAGCTCCCTCAagttggttcattcattcattatctgtaaccgcttatccaattcagcgtcgcagtgggtccagagcctacctggaatcattgggtgcaaggcgggaatacaccctggagggtgcgccagtccttcacagggcaacacagaaacactcacggacaatttgagtcgccaatccacctaccaacatgtgtttttggaccattaCCCACGCAGatacgaggagaacacacaaactcctcacagacagtcacccagagcgggaatcaaacccacaacatccaggtccctggagctgtgtgactgcgacactacctgctgcaccactgtgccgccctctcCCTCaagttgcagaatgtaatttatttttaacagtacTGTCCTAAAGTCAACAATGTTCTGAAAGGAGGGATTTCCTCCAATGGTCCAAAAACCGACATTGGTAggttggtgtgagtgaatgtgtgagtgtgtctttaAAACGTAAGGCCTATTTGTAATGTTTgaagggaatgtctacaattgtgagGAACTGCatttttctctggtttgtttacattcggaaatcaaaaaaaaaaaaaaaagaaaagacaattTGACCCTTGACACGTTGAAATTTGACACTTTTTTGCAGCAGCCAGTAGGTGAGCGATAAGGTCAGAAAATGCTGTTTAATCAAGTAAACACTAAGCATTTTTTCTGATCTGTATGTAAGTATTTGACATAAATAAAActatcctgatcagggtcacccCCAGACAATGTATGCATTATCTGAGCTTTAAtagtgaaaatgtaaaatagccGTAAACATAAAACATTGGCTATTTTTCATAGAAGAGGGGTGCAGGCTGGTTTTACATGGCAAAATATATTAGTATCCTTTCAGTAGTATTTTGCTCTAGCTGAACATGGGAGAAAAGGGAATGCAACAGTTCAACTGTTCCAGTTCTTGGAAGACTGAGAGCAGGACTGAGACAAAAATTTGTCTCGCAGTCCTTCAGCTGTGTACATCACTACTGCTTAAACACTATTCACCATGTTCTGGGTTAACCATTAAAGTGTTTTACTAGAAGCttcaacagaaatgtgttgaaagttgtgGAGATAATTGATCATAATCTCATCTTCATGTTTGGAAGTGTTTCTGTGAAACATGAGCCTTTCATTTTCAGcttctatattttacaaaaccaAAAGGTACCTGATGCCCTGTCCCTTAAATaaattggttgataaaatgtaaagaagcttgtgttttgtgACGTCAAGAATGTAATGGTTACCATATAGTCTTATAAGTTCCTGTCATGAACACACGTGTTTTCTTGTTCAAACAAGTTTATTGAATGTCATTTCAACAGTGTATTGTAGTTTGAAAAGAGGCTTTTGGACTGGTACggggcacagtcacacagctccagggacctggaggatgtggattcgattcccgctccgggtgactgtctgtgaggagtttggtgagttctccctgtgtccgtgtgggtttcctccgggtgctccggtttcctcccacagtccaaaaacacgttggtaggttgattggcgactcaaaaaaagtgactgagtgtgtgagtgaatgtgtgagtgtgtgtgttgccctgagaaggactggcgccccctccagggtgtattcctgccttgcgcccaatgattccaggtaggctctggacacaccgtgaccctgaactggataagggttacagataatggatggatgaactgGTACATTTATATCACCACAGCAAGCTAAACAGTTCAACTTAATCACCTTTAAAAAAGACATAAACTACTTTAGTAAAAATATTCAGTTACAGAATTTATTTCTTATCTTTAATCGAATCTCCTGTTATTGGTTTGTCTGAGGTATGT from Hoplias malabaricus isolate fHopMal1 chromosome 2, fHopMal1.hap1, whole genome shotgun sequence encodes the following:
- the dpagt1 gene encoding UDP-N-acetylglucosamine--dolichyl-phosphate N-acetylglucosaminephosphotransferase; protein product: MSPVPILPLIISCCMSALGCVATLKLIPAFKDHFISARLFGLDLNKTTKKQVPESQGVISGTVFLIILFLFIPVPFLSCFMGEKCRSFPHNEFVELIGALLAICCMIFLGFADDVLNLRWRHKLLLPTMASLPLLMVYFTNFGNTVIVVPKPFRVLLGMHLDLGILYYVYMGMLAVFCTNAINILAGINGIESGQALFISGSIIIFNVLELNGDYRDDHVFSLYFMIPFFFTTLALFYHNWYPSSVFVGDTFCYFAGMTFAVVGILGHFSKTMLLFFIPQVVNFIYSLPQLFHIVPCPRHRLPRLQQDTGKLGMSYSKFKKKDLGKLGQLVLKVAEALWVLDVRRGQEGDDEFIECNNMTLINLVLKLLGPTHERNLTAIMLLIQVFGSIIAFGIRYHLVRLFYDV